In the genome of Kitasatospora cathayae, one region contains:
- the nusA gene encoding transcription termination factor NusA gives MDIDMSALRTLVNEKNIPFDLLVESIESALLTAYHRTEGSRRRARVHLDRKSGHVTVWAMEDPAELEEGVEPKEFDDTPNGFGRIASSIGIQVMMQRLRDAADDQTFGEYAGKEGDIVTGVVQQGNDPKNVLVDIGKLEAILPPQEQVPGEDYRHGTRLKCYVVAVRRGVRGPSVTLSRTHPSLVKKLFALEVPEIADGSVEIAAIAREAGHRTKIAVWSRRAGLNAKGACIGPMGSRVRAVMGELHGEKIDIVDWSEDPREMVAAALSPARVTSVEIVDAAQRSARVIVPDYQLSLAIGKEGQNARLAARLTGWRIDIRPDTEGQGEPQ, from the coding sequence GTGGACATCGACATGAGTGCCCTGCGCACGCTGGTCAACGAGAAGAACATCCCCTTCGACCTGCTGGTCGAGTCCATCGAGTCCGCCCTCCTCACCGCGTACCACCGCACCGAGGGCTCGCGCCGCCGCGCCCGGGTGCACCTGGACCGCAAGAGCGGCCACGTGACCGTGTGGGCGATGGAGGACCCGGCGGAGCTGGAGGAGGGCGTCGAGCCGAAGGAGTTCGACGACACCCCGAACGGCTTCGGCCGGATCGCGTCCAGCATCGGCATCCAGGTGATGATGCAGCGCCTGCGCGACGCCGCCGACGACCAGACCTTCGGCGAGTACGCGGGCAAGGAGGGCGACATCGTCACCGGTGTCGTCCAGCAGGGCAACGACCCGAAGAACGTCCTGGTCGACATCGGCAAGCTGGAGGCCATCCTGCCGCCGCAGGAGCAGGTCCCGGGCGAGGACTACCGGCACGGCACCCGGCTGAAGTGCTACGTCGTGGCGGTGCGCCGCGGTGTCCGCGGGCCGTCGGTGACGCTGTCGCGGACCCACCCGAGCCTGGTGAAGAAGCTGTTCGCGCTGGAGGTCCCGGAGATCGCGGACGGCAGCGTGGAGATCGCCGCGATCGCCCGTGAGGCCGGCCACCGCACCAAGATCGCGGTCTGGTCGCGCCGGGCCGGGCTGAACGCCAAGGGCGCCTGCATCGGTCCGATGGGCTCCCGGGTGCGCGCTGTGATGGGCGAGCTGCACGGCGAGAAGATCGACATCGTCGACTGGTCCGAGGACCCCCGCGAGATGGTCGCCGCGGCGCTGTCCCCCGCACGGGTGACCAGCGTGGAGATCGTGGACGCCGCCCAGCGCTCCGCGCGGGTGATCGTGCCGGACTACCAGCTGTCCCTGGCGATCGGCAAGGAGGGGCAGAACGCCCGTCTGGCCGCGCGCCTCACCGGCTGGCGGATCGACATCCGGCCGGACACCGAGGGCCAGGGCGAGCCCCAGTAG
- a CDS encoding aminoglycoside phosphotransferase family protein yields the protein MSGAAPHITVPTWLTNSVTAAHGDQGRRWLATLPASTAAHLSRWNLTLERTLDPGGSLSLIAYVHRDDLSPAVLKTGLVTPETAHEHSALTHWAGRGAVLLLDADPAEGVLLLERLHGEIPLRSLAEPKAMLEATSLLHRLWVEPPAGSVLPTLGDRVADTAARLAEHRSDPAAAAAQALVDEALSTAEDLTGSAAETFLLHGDFHHGNVLAADRAPWLAIDPRPLAGERAYDLARLVLDRADTLLGSPGAPAAVRRRLHQLAEALDVDRDRLRGWTLFRAVDLALRDLTTGRREDAELHLEFAGLL from the coding sequence ATGTCGGGAGCAGCACCACACATCACCGTCCCCACCTGGCTGACGAACAGCGTCACCGCCGCCCACGGCGACCAGGGCCGCCGATGGCTGGCCACCCTCCCCGCCAGCACCGCCGCCCACCTGAGCCGCTGGAACCTCACCCTCGAACGCACCCTGGACCCGGGCGGCAGCCTCAGCCTGATCGCGTACGTGCACCGCGACGACCTCTCCCCCGCCGTCCTCAAGACCGGCCTGGTCACCCCCGAGACCGCCCACGAGCACAGCGCCCTCACCCACTGGGCCGGCCGGGGAGCCGTGCTGCTCCTGGACGCCGACCCCGCCGAGGGCGTCCTGCTGCTGGAGCGCCTGCACGGCGAGATCCCGCTGCGCTCGCTCGCCGAGCCCAAGGCCATGCTGGAGGCGACCAGCCTGCTGCACCGCCTCTGGGTGGAGCCGCCCGCCGGGAGCGTCCTGCCCACCCTCGGGGACCGGGTCGCGGACACCGCCGCCCGTCTCGCCGAGCACCGATCCGATCCCGCCGCGGCCGCCGCCCAGGCCCTGGTCGACGAGGCGCTGTCCACCGCCGAGGACCTGACCGGCTCCGCCGCCGAGACCTTCCTGCTGCACGGCGACTTCCACCACGGCAACGTCCTCGCCGCCGACCGCGCCCCCTGGCTGGCGATCGACCCCCGCCCGCTGGCCGGCGAACGCGCCTACGACCTGGCCCGGCTCGTCCTGGACCGCGCGGACACCCTGCTCGGTTCCCCCGGCGCCCCCGCCGCCGTCCGCCGCCGGCTCCACCAGCTCGCCGAGGCCCTCGACGTCGACCGGGACCGCCTGCGCGGCTGGACCCTGTTCCGCGCCGTCGACCTGGCCCTGCGCGACCTGACCACGGGCCGCCGCGAGGACGCCGAACTCCACCTGGAGTTCGCGGGGCTCCTCTGA
- a CDS encoding ferritin-like domain-containing protein, producing the protein MQPPSRRTFLALGLITLTTACTSSTGADPNGAVMPGDKGPGPDPDAPVRLRAIAATDTLLSAYDALLATPATRTAQLQSLRAETAQHRAALAYGIPAASVPPTPGTPTTPPSATTPAALATLERQTAQSHLADLGAARPPLARLLASVAAADALHAAALGAPPDQPGPTGTPTPAATPGAALPALQKALSAEHAAVYGYGVVGAHLPEDQQRADARTCYAAHQAQRDAWQRLLTTLGATPTPAAGGYQLPFAVTDAPTATKLAAHLETRLTTVYADLVADLPAPQRQPAATALRDCTLRAHHWGAPTTAFPGIPDPLPTPTATPN; encoded by the coding sequence ATGCAGCCGCCCAGCCGACGGACCTTCCTGGCCCTCGGACTGATCACCCTCACCACCGCCTGCACCAGCTCCACCGGGGCCGACCCCAACGGTGCCGTGATGCCCGGCGACAAGGGCCCCGGCCCCGACCCGGACGCCCCGGTCCGCCTGCGCGCCATCGCCGCCACCGACACCCTGCTGTCGGCCTACGACGCCCTCCTCGCCACCCCCGCCACCCGGACGGCGCAGCTGCAGTCGCTGCGCGCCGAGACCGCCCAGCACCGCGCGGCCCTCGCCTACGGCATCCCGGCCGCCTCCGTGCCCCCGACCCCCGGCACCCCCACCACGCCCCCGAGCGCCACCACCCCCGCCGCCCTGGCCACCCTGGAACGCCAGACCGCCCAGTCCCACCTCGCCGACCTCGGCGCCGCCCGGCCGCCGCTCGCCCGGCTGCTCGCCTCCGTCGCCGCCGCCGACGCCCTGCACGCCGCAGCCCTCGGCGCCCCACCCGACCAGCCCGGCCCCACCGGCACCCCGACCCCCGCCGCCACCCCCGGAGCAGCGCTGCCCGCCCTCCAGAAGGCCCTGAGCGCCGAACACGCCGCCGTCTACGGCTACGGCGTCGTCGGCGCCCACCTGCCCGAGGACCAGCAGCGTGCCGACGCCCGCACCTGCTACGCCGCCCACCAAGCCCAACGCGACGCCTGGCAGCGCCTCCTCACCACCCTCGGCGCCACCCCCACCCCTGCCGCCGGCGGCTACCAGCTCCCCTTCGCCGTCACCGACGCCCCCACTGCCACCAAGCTCGCGGCCCACCTGGAAACCCGCCTCACCACCGTCTACGCCGACCTCGTCGCCGACCTCCCCGCCCCCCAACGCCAGCCCGCCGCCACCGCCCTGCGCGACTGCACCCTCCGCGCCCACCACTGGGGCGCCCCCACCACCGCCTTCCCGGGCATCCCCGACCCCCTCCCCACCCCGACGGCCACCCCGAACTGA
- the rimP gene encoding ribosome maturation factor RimP, with protein MSTTHTDRLRALLEPLAVQAGLDLEDVKVTKAGNRRQVQIDVDTDGGVDMDTIAEFSRVVGEALDASDVMGDEPYLLEVGSPGAERPLVLPRHWQRAEGRLAKIHLVDGGEIVARVLEADEDGALVEVQPVKGRGRPKERRLEYAEVTRARVQVEFNRKDDEQLLDEAADFDEGDDGAE; from the coding sequence ATGAGCACCACCCACACCGACCGGCTGCGCGCGTTGCTGGAGCCGCTGGCCGTCCAGGCCGGACTGGACCTGGAGGACGTCAAGGTCACCAAGGCGGGCAACCGCCGGCAGGTGCAGATCGACGTCGACACCGACGGCGGCGTGGACATGGACACCATCGCCGAGTTCAGCCGGGTGGTCGGCGAGGCCCTGGACGCCTCGGACGTGATGGGGGACGAGCCCTACCTGCTGGAGGTCGGCTCGCCGGGTGCGGAGCGTCCGCTGGTCCTGCCCCGGCACTGGCAGCGCGCGGAGGGCCGGCTGGCCAAGATCCACCTGGTCGACGGCGGGGAGATCGTCGCCCGGGTGCTCGAGGCGGACGAGGACGGCGCGCTGGTCGAGGTGCAGCCGGTGAAGGGGCGCGGCCGTCCGAAGGAGCGCCGTCTGGAGTACGCCGAGGTGACCCGGGCGCGGGTCCAGGTCGAGTTCAACCGCAAGGACGACGAGCAGCTCCTGGACGAGGCCGCCGACTTCGACGAGGGGGACGACGGCGCCGAGTGA
- a CDS encoding YlxR family protein, which yields MGCRKRAAKHQLLRVTAVEGVCVPDPRGALPGRGAHLHPDLACLDLAVRRRAFSRAFRLQGTLDTERLRGFIEERVGGAPGADRLP from the coding sequence GTGGGCTGCCGCAAGCGCGCGGCCAAGCACCAGCTGTTGCGTGTCACGGCGGTCGAGGGCGTCTGCGTTCCCGATCCCCGTGGCGCACTGCCGGGCCGGGGCGCTCACCTGCACCCCGACCTGGCCTGCCTCGACCTCGCGGTCCGCCGTCGGGCGTTCTCCCGGGCCTTCCGGCTCCAGGGGACGCTCGACACGGAGCGGCTCCGCGGGTTCATCGAGGAGCGGGTCGGCGGAGCCCCTGGGGCGGACCGCCTCCCGTGA
- the ispG gene encoding flavodoxin-dependent (E)-4-hydroxy-3-methylbut-2-enyl-diphosphate synthase, protein MTAISLGIPSLPLKPLARRRHSRQIMVGNVPVGGDAPVSVQSMTTTVTSDINATLQQIAQLTASGCQIVRVAVPSQDDADALPIIARKSQIPVIADIHFQPKYVFAAIDAGCAAVRVNPGNIKAFDDKVGEIAKAAKDAGVPIRIGVNAGSLDKRLLEKYGKATPEALVESALWECSLFEEHDFRDIKISVKHNDPVVMIQAYRQLAAACDYPLHLGVTEAGPAFQGTIKSAVAFGALLAEGIGDTIRVSLSAPPAEEIKVGTQILESLGLRQRGLEIVSCPSCGRAQVDVYKLAEEVTAGLEGMEVPLRVAVMGCVVNGPGEAREADLGVASGNGKGQIFVKGQVIKTVPESKIVETLIEEALKLAEQMQEEGVEAGSPTVVAAE, encoded by the coding sequence GCGATCTCGCTCGGTATTCCGTCCCTGCCGCTCAAGCCGCTCGCCCGGCGACGCCACTCCCGGCAGATCATGGTCGGCAACGTGCCGGTCGGCGGCGACGCCCCCGTCTCGGTCCAGTCGATGACCACCACGGTCACCTCGGACATCAACGCCACGCTGCAGCAGATCGCCCAGCTCACCGCGTCCGGCTGCCAGATCGTCCGGGTCGCCGTCCCCTCCCAGGACGACGCCGACGCGCTGCCGATCATCGCCAGGAAGTCGCAGATCCCGGTCATCGCCGACATCCACTTCCAGCCGAAGTACGTCTTCGCCGCGATCGACGCCGGCTGCGCGGCCGTGCGCGTCAACCCGGGCAACATCAAGGCCTTCGACGACAAGGTCGGCGAGATCGCCAAGGCCGCCAAGGACGCCGGGGTGCCGATCCGGATCGGCGTCAACGCCGGCTCGCTCGACAAGCGGCTGCTGGAGAAGTACGGCAAGGCCACCCCGGAGGCGCTGGTCGAGTCCGCGCTGTGGGAGTGCTCGCTGTTCGAGGAGCACGACTTCCGCGACATCAAGATCTCGGTCAAGCACAACGACCCCGTCGTGATGATCCAGGCCTACCGCCAGCTCGCCGCCGCCTGCGACTACCCGCTGCACCTGGGCGTCACCGAGGCCGGACCGGCCTTCCAGGGCACCATCAAGTCCGCGGTCGCCTTCGGCGCGCTGCTCGCCGAGGGCATCGGCGACACCATCCGGGTCTCGCTGTCGGCCCCGCCGGCCGAGGAGATCAAGGTCGGCACCCAGATCCTGGAGTCGCTCGGGCTGCGCCAGCGCGGGCTGGAGATCGTCTCCTGCCCGTCCTGCGGCCGCGCCCAGGTCGACGTCTACAAGCTCGCGGAGGAGGTCACCGCCGGGCTGGAGGGCATGGAGGTGCCGCTGCGGGTCGCCGTCATGGGCTGCGTCGTGAACGGGCCGGGCGAGGCGCGGGAGGCCGACCTCGGGGTCGCCTCCGGCAACGGCAAGGGGCAGATCTTCGTGAAGGGTCAGGTGATCAAGACCGTGCCCGAGTCGAAGATCGTCGAGACCCTGATCGAGGAGGCGCTCAAGCTCGCCGAGCAGATGCAGGAGGAGGGCGTCGAGGCCGGTTCGCCGACCGTCGTCGCCGCGGAGTGA
- a CDS encoding GNAT family N-acetyltransferase has translation MLPSSFQSARALATTRVLEPPDLADALEILHRDPVANAFVATRVEAVGLDPWRLGGEMWGWYDGDGVLDALCYAGANLVLVNAGPQAVAAFAERARRQGRRCSSIVGPAGSTAAFWALLERSWGPAREVRGHQPLLATSSPSAEIAPDPLVRRVRRGEVEAVMPACVAMFTEEVGVSPLAGDGGLLYQARVAELVTTGRSFARFTEDGQVVFKAEIGAVTEGACQIQGVWVAPEYRGRGLSETGMAAVLEIALREVAPVVSLYVNDFNLRARAAYRRVGFREVGAFMSVLF, from the coding sequence ATGCTCCCCAGCTCCTTCCAGTCCGCCCGGGCGCTGGCCACCACCCGGGTGCTGGAGCCGCCCGACCTCGCGGACGCCCTGGAGATCCTCCACCGCGACCCGGTCGCCAACGCCTTCGTCGCCACCCGGGTCGAGGCCGTCGGGCTGGACCCGTGGCGGCTCGGCGGGGAGATGTGGGGCTGGTACGACGGGGACGGCGTGCTCGACGCCCTCTGCTACGCGGGGGCGAACCTCGTCCTGGTCAACGCCGGGCCGCAGGCCGTCGCGGCCTTCGCCGAGCGGGCCCGGCGGCAGGGCCGGCGCTGCTCCTCGATCGTCGGACCGGCCGGCTCGACCGCCGCCTTCTGGGCACTGCTGGAACGCAGTTGGGGGCCCGCGCGTGAAGTCCGGGGCCACCAGCCGCTGTTGGCGACCTCCTCGCCGTCCGCGGAGATCGCGCCCGATCCGCTGGTGCGCCGGGTGCGGCGCGGCGAGGTGGAGGCGGTGATGCCCGCGTGCGTGGCGATGTTCACCGAGGAGGTGGGGGTGTCCCCGCTGGCCGGTGACGGCGGGCTGCTCTACCAGGCCCGGGTGGCCGAACTCGTCACCACCGGACGGTCGTTCGCGCGGTTCACCGAGGACGGGCAGGTGGTGTTCAAGGCCGAGATCGGGGCCGTGACCGAGGGCGCCTGCCAGATCCAGGGAGTCTGGGTGGCGCCGGAGTACCGGGGGCGGGGACTGTCCGAGACCGGGATGGCCGCGGTGCTGGAGATCGCGCTGCGGGAGGTCGCGCCGGTGGTCTCGCTGTACGTCAACGACTTCAACCTGCGGGCGCGGGCGGCGTATCGGCGGGTGGGGTTCCGCGAGGTCGGGGCGTTCATGAGCGTCCTGTTCTGA
- a CDS encoding GNAT family N-acetyltransferase, with protein sequence MDQLTGVTIEAIDLAAWAPQALEVQAVAFGLTPEEVAVRLHIVGRHARQPGVIAFGAMSGGRLVGFGYGMPNQREHWWSTVIEPYLTAQGYADWLDDVFAVTELHVLPEFQGQGVGSRLIRLLCEGSGLDRSILSAIDAETPARRLYRALGYQDLARAVRFPATDRLYAVMGARLPLRRPGGIA encoded by the coding sequence ATGGATCAGCTGACCGGGGTGACGATCGAGGCCATCGACCTTGCGGCCTGGGCGCCGCAGGCGCTGGAGGTCCAGGCGGTGGCGTTCGGCCTCACGCCCGAGGAGGTCGCGGTACGGCTGCACATCGTCGGGCGGCACGCCCGGCAGCCCGGCGTGATCGCGTTCGGGGCGATGAGCGGGGGGCGGCTGGTCGGGTTCGGGTACGGGATGCCGAACCAGCGGGAGCACTGGTGGAGCACGGTCATCGAGCCGTACCTGACCGCCCAGGGGTACGCGGACTGGCTGGACGACGTGTTCGCGGTCACCGAACTGCACGTGTTGCCGGAGTTCCAGGGGCAGGGAGTGGGCTCGCGGCTGATCCGGCTGCTGTGCGAGGGGTCGGGGCTGGACCGCAGCATCCTGTCGGCGATCGACGCGGAGACCCCGGCCCGGCGGCTCTACCGGGCGCTTGGGTACCAGGACCTGGCCCGGGCGGTACGGTTCCCGGCGACGGACCGGCTGTACGCGGTGATGGGCGCGCGGTTGCCGCTGCGGCGGCCGGGGGGCATCGCTTAG